The following are encoded in a window of Amaranthus tricolor cultivar Red isolate AtriRed21 chromosome 2, ASM2621246v1, whole genome shotgun sequence genomic DNA:
- the LOC130805269 gene encoding protein DETOXIFICATION 41 produces the protein MQSTGRDEYHTLLLGLESHSRIPDLSSDVIEEFLAHKPVAARWWTRLIAWESRLLWILSGASIVVSVFNYMLSFATLMFTGHLGALELAGASVASVGIQGLAYGIMLGMASAVQTVCGQAYGAKKYSSMGIICQRAIVLHLGAAILLSFLYWFSGSALKAMGQSEKIAEQGQIFARGIILQLYAFAISCPMQRFLQAQNIVNPLAFMSVGVFLLHILLTWLVVDVLDYGLIGAALTLSLSWWVLVILNALYIVFSPKCKETWCGFSIQAFQGIWPYFKLTVSSAVMLCLEIWYSQGLVLISGLLSNPTIALDSISICMNYLNWDMQFMLGLAAAASVRVSNELGAAHPSVAKFSVWVVNGTSILISILFSAVVLIFRVGLSKAFTSDSEVIAAVSNLTPLLAISVFLNGIQPILSGVAIGSGWQAVVAYVNLATYYIIGLPIGCVLGFKTSLGVAGIWWGMIIGVLLQTVTLIILTARTNWNAEVQNAIKRLQNSANEETSALDLTNTA, from the exons ATGCAGTCAACAGGAAGAGATGAGTACCACACCTTGCTGCTTGGGCTGGAATCCCATTCACGGATTCCAGACCTGTCGTCAGACGTCATAGAAGAGTTCTTAGCTCACAAGCCAGTTGCGGCAAGGTGGTGGACTCGTCTCATTGCTTGGGAGTCACGACTTTTATGGATCCTTTCTGGAGCTTCCATTGTTGTGTCTGTCTTCAACTACATGCTTAGTTTTGCCACCCTTATGTTTACTGGTCATTTAGGTGCTTTGGAGCTTGCTGGTGCTTCTGTTGCTAGTGTTGGCATTCAAGGCCTTGCGTATGGTATCATG TTGGGAATGGCCAGTGCTGTACAAACAGTATGTGGGCAAGCCTATGGAGCAAAGAAATACTCGTCAATGGGGATAATATGCCAAAGGGCAATCGTACTTCATCTAGGAGCAGCAATACTGTTATCCTTCCTGTACTGGTTTTCAGGCTCTGCCCTCAAAGCCATGGGTCAATCGGAGAAGATAGCAGAGCAAGGACAGATATTTGCACGCGGTATAATCCTCCAATTATACGCCTTTGCTATAAGCTGTCCTATGCAGAGATTTCTTCAAGCACAAAATATAGTCAATCCTTTAGCATTTATGTCAGTAGGAGTGTTCTTATTGCATATACTACTCACTTGGTTAGTTGTTGATGTTTTAGACTATGGACTTATTGGAGCAGCTCTTACACTAAGTCTTTCTTGGTGGGTTTTAGTCATTTTAAATGCACTTTACATAGTTTTTAGTCCAAAGTGCAAGGAAACTTGGTGTGGCTTCTCTATCCAGGCTTTCCAAGGAATTTGGCCTTATTTTAAGCTCACAGTTTCTTCTGCTGTCATGTTATG TTTGGAGATTTGGTACAGCCAAGGATTGGTGCTTATTTCAGGGCTCTTGTCTAATCCTACAATAGCATTGGACTCTATTTCTATATG CATGAATTATTTGAACTGGGATATGCAGTTCATGTTGGGGCTAGCTGCAGCAGCCAG TGTAAGAGTAAGTAACGAGCTGggagcagcacatccatccgTGGCAAAATTCTCGGTTTGGGTAGTGAATGGGACTAGTATCCTCATCAGTATACTATTCAGTGCTGTTGTTCTGATATTCAGAGTCGGGTTAAGCAAAGCTTTCACCTCTGACTCTGAGGTTATTGCGGCTGTTTCCAACTTAACGCCCTTGCTTGCCATCTCCGTTTTCTTGAATGGCATCCAGCCGATCCTCTCTG GGGTGGCAATAGGGAGCGGATGGCAAGCTGTTGTGGCATATGTAAATCTAGCAACATATTACATTATTGGTCTTCCTATTGGTTGTGTACTGGGTTTCAAGACTAGCCTCGGAGTTGCA GGCATATGGTGGGGAATGATAATCGGCGTACTACTACAAACTGTAACTTTGATTATTTTGACTGCTCGGACGAACTGGAATGCAGAG GTTCAGAATGCGATTAAGCGTTTACAAAACTCAGCAAATGAAGAAACATCAGCTTTGGACTTAACAAACACTGCATAA